In Limibacillus sp., a genomic segment contains:
- a CDS encoding heavy metal translocating P-type ATPase, which produces MTEATEALSPANIESAPPRPGDVAPYLREAADGSKLLHLLVEGVHCGGCIRKIERTLGAEPDVTQCRLNFTTRRLTLAWRGPASRGNELLEALFALGYTAVPYDPERLGRQEKQDEKDLLRCLAVAGFAAANVMLLSVGVWAGAFEGMGPATRGLLHWFSALIALPAILYAGRPFFRSALGALSKGRTNMEVPISLAVLLAGGMSLFEVIRGGEHAYFDSAVTLLFFLLIGRYLDRRARGQARSAAERLLAIRGEAVTLLLPEGGTRVVPAEQVLPGMRVLVAAGERLAVDGVVREGLSDIDASLITGESLPQTLGQGALLHAGTLNLTAPLTLEVTAVGEDTLLGEIVRLMEAAEQRKARYVELADRVARFYAPVVHFLAAAAFLGWFLFGGLAWQEALMIAVAVLIVTCPCALGLAVPAVQVIASGRLLRQGILLKSGSALERFAETDSVVFDKTGTLTLGSPRLVAGQGDGPALAAAARLAANSKHPLAQALMRAAPPVTPLSGVRELPGQGLSWQDAETGGEWRLGRASFCGLAKEVADREEAGAVGPLLWFARPGAQPVCFRFEDSLRRDAAEVVAALKRDGKEVALLSGDRPAVVAAVARDLGIARWRAGLTPAEKVEALEEMAAEGRKVLMVGDGLNDAPALAAAYASLSPTTAADISQTAADAVFQGRLLAPVIETLTVAGRSDALVRQNFMLAIGYNLIAVPLAVCGFVTPLVAALCMSGSSLIVTGNALRLALGSKSAKPSPALREQEA; this is translated from the coding sequence ATGACTGAGGCGACAGAGGCGCTCTCGCCCGCGAACATCGAGTCCGCGCCGCCCCGGCCGGGCGACGTCGCGCCCTATCTGCGGGAGGCGGCGGACGGCAGCAAGCTGCTGCATCTTCTGGTCGAAGGCGTCCATTGCGGCGGCTGCATCAGGAAGATCGAACGCACGCTGGGCGCCGAGCCGGACGTCACCCAATGCCGCCTCAACTTCACCACCCGCCGCCTGACCCTCGCCTGGCGGGGCCCGGCTTCGCGCGGGAACGAACTGCTGGAGGCCCTGTTCGCGCTGGGCTACACGGCCGTTCCCTACGATCCCGAGCGCCTGGGCCGCCAGGAAAAGCAGGACGAGAAGGACCTGCTGCGCTGCCTCGCCGTGGCGGGCTTCGCCGCCGCCAACGTCATGCTGCTCTCGGTCGGCGTCTGGGCGGGCGCCTTCGAGGGCATGGGGCCGGCCACCCGGGGGCTGCTGCACTGGTTCTCCGCGCTGATCGCGTTGCCCGCGATCCTCTATGCGGGTCGTCCCTTCTTCCGCTCTGCTCTGGGCGCGCTTTCCAAGGGCCGCACCAACATGGAGGTGCCGATCTCCCTCGCCGTCCTGCTGGCGGGGGGCATGAGCCTCTTCGAGGTGATCCGGGGCGGGGAGCACGCCTACTTCGATTCCGCCGTCACCTTGCTCTTCTTCCTGCTGATCGGCCGTTATCTCGACCGCCGTGCGAGAGGACAGGCCCGCTCAGCCGCCGAGCGCCTGCTGGCGATCCGGGGCGAGGCCGTCACCTTGCTGCTGCCGGAAGGCGGGACGCGGGTGGTTCCGGCCGAGCAGGTTCTGCCGGGCATGCGCGTGCTGGTCGCCGCCGGAGAACGGCTGGCGGTCGATGGGGTCGTGCGCGAGGGCCTTTCCGACATCGACGCCAGCCTCATCACCGGGGAAAGCCTGCCTCAGACCCTGGGCCAGGGCGCCCTGCTTCATGCCGGAACCCTGAACCTGACCGCGCCGCTCACCCTGGAGGTGACGGCGGTCGGCGAGGACACGCTTCTGGGGGAGATCGTGCGCTTGATGGAGGCTGCGGAGCAGCGCAAGGCGCGCTACGTCGAACTGGCGGATCGTGTCGCCCGTTTCTATGCGCCGGTCGTGCACTTCCTTGCCGCCGCCGCCTTCCTCGGCTGGTTCCTGTTCGGCGGTCTCGCCTGGCAGGAGGCGCTGATGATCGCGGTCGCGGTGCTGATCGTGACCTGCCCCTGCGCCCTGGGGCTGGCGGTGCCGGCGGTCCAGGTGATCGCCAGCGGGCGGCTGCTGCGTCAGGGGATCCTGCTGAAGTCCGGCAGCGCCCTGGAGCGTTTCGCCGAGACGGACAGCGTGGTGTTCGACAAGACCGGCACGCTGACGCTGGGCAGCCCTCGGCTGGTCGCGGGGCAGGGGGACGGGCCGGCGCTTGCCGCCGCCGCCCGGCTCGCGGCGAACAGCAAGCATCCGCTGGCCCAGGCGCTGATGCGCGCCGCGCCGCCGGTCACGCCGCTTTCGGGCGTGCGCGAACTGCCCGGACAGGGCCTCTCCTGGCAAGACGCAGAGACGGGTGGGGAATGGCGGCTCGGGCGCGCGTCCTTCTGCGGTCTCGCCAAGGAGGTGGCGGACCGGGAGGAGGCGGGGGCCGTGGGGCCGCTGCTCTGGTTCGCCCGACCGGGCGCCCAACCGGTCTGTTTCCGCTTTGAGGATTCTTTGCGCCGCGATGCCGCCGAGGTCGTGGCGGCGCTCAAGCGCGACGGCAAGGAGGTCGCGCTGCTGTCGGGCGACCGTCCCGCCGTGGTGGCCGCCGTGGCCCGTGATCTGGGGATTGCGCGCTGGCGCGCCGGGCTGACGCCCGCTGAAAAGGTGGAAGCCTTGGAAGAGATGGCGGCGGAAGGCCGCAAGGTGCTGATGGTCGGAGACGGCTTGAACGATGCGCCTGCGCTGGCCGCCGCTTACGCCTCGCTCTCGCCGACGACGGCGGCCGATATCTCCCAGACGGCGGCGGATGCGGTCTTCCAGGGCCGCTTGCTGGCCCCCGTGATTGAAACCCTGACGGTCGCCGGGCGCTCGGACGCGCTGGTGCGCCAGAACTTCATGCTGGCGATCGGCTACAACCTGATCGCCGTGCCGCTGGCCGTCTGCGGCTTCGTGACGCCCTTGGTGGCCGCGCTCTGCATGTCGGGCTCCTCCCTGATCGTCACCGGCAACGCGCTGAGGCTGGCGCTTGGGTCGAAGTCCGCCAAACCGTCCCCGGCTCTGAGGGAGCAGGAGGCGTGA
- the ccoS gene encoding cbb3-type cytochrome oxidase assembly protein CcoS, with the protein MSVLVYLIPIAIFLGLLGLAAFLWSLRSGQYDDLDGAAERVLFDDEEEESRKDRSDRP; encoded by the coding sequence GTGAGCGTCCTCGTCTACCTGATCCCGATAGCGATCTTCCTGGGGCTCTTGGGGTTGGCCGCCTTCCTCTGGTCTCTCAGGAGCGGCCAGTACGACGACCTGGACGGCGCCGCAGAACGCGTCCTCTTCGACGATGAGGAAGAGGAAAGCCGCAAGGACCGGTCGGACAGGCCGTAA
- a CDS encoding indolepyruvate ferredoxin oxidoreductase family protein, translated as MAQDAVSMNAVSLDDKYELESGRVFLTGTQALVRLPMMQRQRDLAAGLNTACFISGYRGSPLGAFDQQLQHAKRFVEKNHIKFQPGVNEDLAATAIWGSQQGDIFGDFNYDGVYSIWYGKGPGVDRSGDVFKHANMAGTAKHGGVIALAGDDHMAKSSTVAHQTEYAFMDAMIPVLNPSGVQEFLDLGIYGWAMSRFSGCWIAFKTLAETVETSASVHVDPHRVQIQTPTDFQMPEGGLNIRWPDDRMEQEERLMRHKLYAALAFARANRLDRRVIDNKEKRRLGIITTGKSYLDVRQALDDLGIDEEMAAEIGLSLYKVAMVWPLERTGIREFCEGLDEVLVIEEKRALIENQVKEQLYNWHADKRPRIVGKFEETGEPLFPSHGELTPARIARVIAGRIAKFHDSPAIAERLDFLAKKEASLKVEKSATSRIPYFCSGCPHNTSTRVPEGSRAVAGIGCHYMVLWMDRETETFTQMGGEGATWIGQQPFSKTKHVFANLGDGTYFHSGLLAIRAAVGAGANITYKILYNDAVAMTGGQHVDGPLDPAMISHQLYAEGVKRIVAVSDEPEKYPVGYNWAKGVTVHHRSELDAIQRELREVPGVTAIIYDQTCAAEKRRRRKRGTFPDPDKRVFINELVCEGCGDCGVKSNCVSVVPLETEFGRKRKIDQSSCNKDFSCVEGFCPSFVTVSGAKPKKRKAAAGSEDIWEVLPEPALPGLKEPYGILITGIGGTGVVTIGALLGMAAHIEGKGVSILDQAGLAQKGGAVTSHVRIAETPEDIHAVRLAAGGGRLILGADLVTTAAEDSRAKMRRGYTKAIVNTEETITGLFTSDPEYRIPGEELHDLIDKAVGPDAAEFIPSTAVATALLGDSIAANLFLLGYAWQKGLVPVSHEALERAIELNGVAVEFNKKAFTWGRRMAHDPERVKEIAKPEHEISDRKLSETLDELIERRVDFLTAYQDASYAKRYAELVTKVRAAEAKAAPGSDALSEAVARGAFKLMAIKDEYEVARLYTDGSFAEALGETFEGKDMKLTFHMAPPLLAKRDPTTGHLKKKAYGPWMLKAFGVLAKLKGLRGGPLDIFGRSEERRMERQLRDDYLAQIEEVMLPKLNADNHGAAVELASLAQEVRGFGHVKEAAVAKVKKKEAELLARFTSPAPAASAAE; from the coding sequence ATGGCGCAAGATGCTGTTTCGATGAACGCGGTTTCGCTCGACGACAAGTACGAGCTTGAATCGGGCCGCGTCTTCCTGACCGGCACGCAGGCCCTGGTCCGCCTACCGATGATGCAGCGCCAGCGTGACCTGGCGGCGGGGCTCAACACCGCCTGTTTCATCTCCGGCTATCGCGGCTCGCCGCTCGGCGCCTTCGACCAGCAACTGCAACACGCCAAGCGTTTCGTCGAAAAGAACCACATCAAGTTTCAGCCGGGCGTCAATGAAGACCTTGCGGCCACCGCCATCTGGGGCAGCCAGCAGGGCGACATCTTCGGCGACTTCAACTACGACGGCGTCTATTCGATCTGGTACGGCAAGGGGCCGGGCGTGGACCGCTCGGGCGACGTCTTCAAGCACGCCAACATGGCGGGCACGGCCAAGCACGGCGGCGTCATCGCGCTGGCCGGCGACGACCACATGGCCAAGTCCTCGACGGTCGCCCACCAGACAGAATACGCGTTCATGGACGCCATGATCCCGGTCCTGAACCCCTCGGGCGTGCAGGAGTTCCTGGACCTCGGCATCTACGGCTGGGCCATGAGCCGTTTCTCCGGCTGCTGGATCGCCTTCAAGACCCTGGCGGAGACGGTCGAGACCTCGGCCTCCGTCCACGTCGATCCGCACCGCGTGCAGATCCAGACGCCGACGGATTTCCAGATGCCGGAGGGCGGGCTCAACATCCGCTGGCCGGACGACCGGATGGAGCAGGAAGAGCGCCTGATGCGCCACAAGCTCTATGCCGCGCTGGCCTTCGCACGGGCCAACCGCCTCGACCGGCGCGTCATCGACAACAAGGAAAAGCGCCGCCTGGGCATCATCACCACCGGCAAGTCCTACCTGGATGTGCGGCAGGCGCTGGACGACCTGGGCATCGACGAGGAGATGGCCGCCGAGATCGGCCTTTCCCTCTACAAGGTCGCCATGGTCTGGCCCCTTGAGCGCACGGGCATCCGCGAGTTCTGCGAAGGCCTGGACGAGGTTCTGGTGATCGAGGAGAAGCGCGCGCTCATCGAGAACCAGGTGAAAGAACAGCTCTACAACTGGCACGCCGACAAGCGCCCGCGCATCGTCGGCAAGTTCGAGGAGACGGGTGAGCCGCTTTTCCCCTCGCACGGCGAACTGACGCCCGCGCGCATCGCGCGGGTCATCGCCGGGCGCATCGCCAAGTTCCATGACAGCCCCGCCATCGCCGAGCGTCTCGACTTCCTGGCGAAGAAGGAAGCCTCGCTGAAGGTGGAGAAGAGCGCGACCTCGCGGATCCCCTACTTCTGCTCGGGCTGCCCGCACAACACCTCCACCCGCGTCCCCGAGGGCAGCCGGGCGGTGGCCGGAATCGGCTGCCACTACATGGTGCTCTGGATGGACCGGGAGACCGAAACCTTCACCCAGATGGGCGGCGAAGGCGCCACCTGGATCGGCCAGCAGCCCTTCTCGAAGACCAAGCATGTCTTCGCCAACCTGGGCGACGGCACCTACTTCCACTCCGGCCTGCTCGCGATCCGCGCGGCGGTCGGCGCGGGCGCCAACATCACCTACAAGATTCTCTACAACGACGCGGTCGCCATGACCGGCGGCCAGCACGTGGACGGCCCGCTCGATCCGGCCATGATCTCACACCAGCTTTACGCCGAAGGCGTGAAGCGCATCGTCGCCGTGTCCGACGAGCCCGAGAAGTATCCCGTAGGCTACAACTGGGCCAAGGGCGTCACGGTCCACCACCGCAGCGAACTGGATGCCATCCAGCGCGAACTGCGAGAGGTTCCCGGCGTCACCGCCATCATCTACGACCAGACCTGCGCGGCGGAAAAGCGGCGCCGGCGCAAGCGCGGCACCTTCCCCGACCCCGACAAGCGGGTCTTCATCAACGAACTGGTCTGCGAGGGCTGCGGCGACTGCGGGGTGAAGTCCAACTGCGTCTCCGTGGTACCGCTGGAGACCGAGTTCGGGCGCAAGCGCAAGATCGACCAGTCCTCCTGCAACAAGGACTTCTCCTGCGTCGAGGGTTTCTGCCCCTCCTTCGTGACCGTGTCCGGCGCCAAGCCGAAGAAGCGCAAGGCCGCCGCCGGGTCGGAGGATATCTGGGAAGTGCTGCCCGAACCCGCGCTGCCCGGCCTGAAGGAGCCCTACGGCATCCTCATCACCGGCATCGGCGGCACCGGCGTCGTCACCATCGGCGCGCTGCTCGGCATGGCCGCGCATATCGAAGGCAAGGGCGTCTCGATCCTCGATCAGGCCGGGCTCGCCCAGAAGGGCGGAGCGGTCACCAGCCACGTGCGCATCGCCGAGACGCCCGAGGACATCCACGCCGTGCGGCTCGCCGCGGGCGGCGGACGGCTGATCCTGGGGGCGGACCTCGTCACCACCGCGGCTGAGGACTCCCGCGCCAAGATGCGCCGCGGCTACACCAAGGCGATCGTCAACACGGAGGAGACCATCACCGGCCTCTTCACCAGCGATCCCGAGTACAGGATTCCGGGCGAGGAGCTGCACGACCTGATCGACAAGGCCGTGGGTCCCGACGCCGCCGAATTCATCCCCTCCACCGCCGTCGCCACGGCGCTTCTGGGCGATTCCATCGCGGCCAACCTCTTCCTGCTGGGCTATGCCTGGCAGAAGGGTCTGGTGCCGGTCTCCCACGAAGCCTTGGAGCGGGCCATCGAGCTGAACGGCGTGGCCGTCGAGTTCAACAAGAAGGCCTTCACCTGGGGCCGCCGCATGGCCCACGACCCGGAGCGGGTGAAGGAAATCGCCAAGCCGGAGCACGAGATCAGCGACCGCAAGCTCTCCGAAACGCTGGACGAGCTGATCGAGCGCCGGGTGGACTTCCTGACCGCCTATCAGGACGCGTCCTACGCCAAGCGCTATGCGGAGCTCGTTACCAAGGTCCGCGCGGCCGAGGCGAAGGCGGCGCCAGGCAGCGACGCCTTGTCCGAGGCCGTGGCGCGCGGCGCCTTCAAGCTGATGGCGATCAAGGACGAGTACGAGGTCGCGCGGCTCTACACCGACGGCAGCTTCGCCGAAGCCCTGGGCGAGACCTTCGAGGGCAAGGACATGAAGCTGACCTTCCACATGGCCCCGCCCCTGCTCGCCAAACGCGACCCCACGACCGGGCACCTGAAGAAGAAGGCCTACGGCCCCTGGATGCTGAAGGCCTTCGGCGTTCTGGCCAAGCTGAAGGGCCTGCGCGGCGGGCCGCTCGACATCTTCGGGCGCAGCGAGGAACGGCGCATGGAACGCCAGCTTCGCGACGACTACCTGGCGCAGATCGAAGAGGTGATGCTGCCCAAGCTGAACGCCGACAACCATGGAGCGGCGGTCGAGCTGGCGTCCCTCGCGCAGGAGGTCCGGGGCTTCGGCCACGTGAAGGAAGCCGCCGTCGCCAAGGTGAAGAAGAAGGAAGCCGAGCTGCTGGCCCGCTTCACCTCACCGGCCCCCGCCGCCAGCGCGGCAGAGTAG